In one window of Gossypium arboreum isolate Shixiya-1 chromosome 4, ASM2569848v2, whole genome shotgun sequence DNA:
- the LOC108459679 gene encoding transcription repressor OFP15-like: MGKKMKLPFLSNSNSVQAASSWSWPSCQQQPRTLSFRADVSATTPQSGFSTSSESPSCGCGYEYGGDPVETVVKGLRSDRLFFEPGESSSILEVTKPTSDDDDDGLPFKGSEVLSMESRDPFVDFSKCMEEMVEDQGLKDWEGLEKLLCWYLKANGKGNHGYIVAAFVDLLVKLAISSTDNCIPSCSNRSHSPSSPLSFYTSSSSSSSCSNSDDNSSTTTPCVSSLSDLKEIIEEANKKDVSSSSSLDV; this comes from the coding sequence CTCTCCAACAGCAACAGCGTACAAGCAGCGTCCTCATGGTCATGGCCTTCCTGTCAGCAGCAGCCCAGAACCCTCTCTTTCAGAGCAGATGTAAGTGCAACAACACCCCAATCTGGGTTCTCCACCTCTTCTGAATCTCCATCCTGTGGCTGTGGATATGAATATGGAGGTGATCCTGTTGAGACTGTCGTTAAAGGTTTAAGGTCTGACAGACTGTTTTTCGAGCCTGGAGAGAGTAGTTCGATCCTTGAAGTAACAAAGCCCACgagtgatgatgatgatgatgggttACCTTTTAAAGGGAGCGAAGTGTTGTCCATGGAGTCTCGAGATCCGTTTGTTGATTTCAGCAAGTGTATGGAAGAAATGGTGGAAGATCAGGGTTTGAAAGATTGGGAAGGTCTTGAAAAGCTTCTGTGTTGGTATTTGAAAGCCAATGGCAAAGGCAACCATGGGTACATCGTCGCTGCCTTCGTTGACTTGCTTGTAAAACTTGCCATTTCTTCTACTGATAATTGTATTCCTTCTTGTTCTAATCGCTCTCATTCTCCTTCTTCCCCTTTATCTTTCTACACTTCTTCTTCGTCATCTTCTTCGTGTTCAAACTCTGATGATAATTCTTCAACGACGACCCCTTGTGTGTCTTCCTTATCAGATCTGAAGGAGATCATTGAGGAGGCTAATAAAAAAGATGTTTCTTCATCTTCATCACTTGATGTTTGA